A genomic stretch from Microplitis mediator isolate UGA2020A chromosome 10, iyMicMedi2.1, whole genome shotgun sequence includes:
- the LOC130676069 gene encoding microtubule-associated protein Jupiter isoform X1 has product MATYAAYRHIELDNVGYGKKRVLKPPGGGSSDIFGGADETSPRRVKNHNASQLGSALYGDSGASTGSSSPETPRANKPGNDSHKRLFGPPEPAPKNTKNHMRSNISLSGNDIIDNINSSNCRTNKNNESNGTHINGTAFFNGNANTNDITAFRRIKRFRGSSFIPRNPVTGDGIDITPVRRSTRRCRDRNPVTGAGYTPDQQNNVTSHNGSSNASINGDSKSTTDSSPSSTNKQPGRGRVPPGGFSSGLW; this is encoded by the exons ATGGCCACTTACGCTGCATACAGACACATTGAACTCGACAATGTCGGTTATGGAAAGAAAAG ggtTTTGAAACCACCTGGTGGCGGTAGCAGTGACATATTCGGCGGAGCAGACGAAACAAGCCCACGGCGTGTTAAGAATCACAATGCATCTCAGCTTGGTTCAGCATTATACGGTGACAGTGGTGCAAGTACAGGCAGCAGCAGCCCCGAGACACCACGTGCCAATAAGCCCGGTAATGATTCACACAAACGTCTGTTTGGTCCTCCCGAACCCGCTCccaaaaacacaaaaaatcaCATGCGCAGCAACATCTCCCTCAGCGGAAATGATATTATTGACAATATTAATTCGTCAAATTGTCGCACAAATAAGAACAATGAGTCTAATGGGACTCACATCAATGGCACTGCTTTTTTCAACGGCAACGCTAATACTAATGATATCACAG CATTTAGGAGAATCAAACGATTTC GAGGATCGTCCTTTATACCGCGGAATCCCGTGACTGGAGATGGAATTGACATTACGCCAGTGCGGCGCAGCACACGAAGGTGTCGAG aTCGTAACCCGGTGACAGGCGCTGGATACACACCCGATCAGCAGAATAACGTGACATCGCACAATGGCAGCAGCAATGCCAGCATTAATGGCGATTCAAAATCAACAACTGATTCATCTCCATCAAGCACAAATAAACAACCTGGTCGTGGCCGTGTACCACCCGGTGGATTCTCTTCTGGTCTTTGGTAA
- the LOC130676069 gene encoding microtubule-associated protein Jupiter isoform X5 yields the protein MATYAAYRHIELDNVGYGKKRVLKPPGGGSSDIFGGADETSPRRVKNHNASQLGSALYGDSGASTGSSSPETPRANKPGNDSHKRLFGPPEPAPKNTKNHMRSNISLSGNDIIDNINSSNCRTNKNNESNGTHINGTAFFNGNANTNDITDRNPVTGAGYTPDQQNNVTSHNGSSNASINGDSKSTTDSSPSSTNKQPGRGRVPPGGFSSGLW from the exons ATGGCCACTTACGCTGCATACAGACACATTGAACTCGACAATGTCGGTTATGGAAAGAAAAG ggtTTTGAAACCACCTGGTGGCGGTAGCAGTGACATATTCGGCGGAGCAGACGAAACAAGCCCACGGCGTGTTAAGAATCACAATGCATCTCAGCTTGGTTCAGCATTATACGGTGACAGTGGTGCAAGTACAGGCAGCAGCAGCCCCGAGACACCACGTGCCAATAAGCCCGGTAATGATTCACACAAACGTCTGTTTGGTCCTCCCGAACCCGCTCccaaaaacacaaaaaatcaCATGCGCAGCAACATCTCCCTCAGCGGAAATGATATTATTGACAATATTAATTCGTCAAATTGTCGCACAAATAAGAACAATGAGTCTAATGGGACTCACATCAATGGCACTGCTTTTTTCAACGGCAACGCTAATACTAATGATATCACAG aTCGTAACCCGGTGACAGGCGCTGGATACACACCCGATCAGCAGAATAACGTGACATCGCACAATGGCAGCAGCAATGCCAGCATTAATGGCGATTCAAAATCAACAACTGATTCATCTCCATCAAGCACAAATAAACAACCTGGTCGTGGCCGTGTACCACCCGGTGGATTCTCTTCTGGTCTTTGGTAA
- the LOC130676069 gene encoding microtubule-associated protein Jupiter isoform X4 — protein sequence MATYAAYRHIELDNVGYGKKRVLKPPGGGSSDIFGGADETSPRRVKNHNASQLGSALYGDSGASTGSSSPETPRANKPGNDSHKRLFGPPEPAPKNTKNHMRSNISLSGNDIIDNINSSNCRTNKNNESNGTHINGTAFFNGNANTNDITGGSSFIPRNPVTGDGIDITPVRRSTRRCRDRNPVTGAGYTPDQQNNVTSHNGSSNASINGDSKSTTDSSPSSTNKQPGRGRVPPGGFSSGLW from the exons ATGGCCACTTACGCTGCATACAGACACATTGAACTCGACAATGTCGGTTATGGAAAGAAAAG ggtTTTGAAACCACCTGGTGGCGGTAGCAGTGACATATTCGGCGGAGCAGACGAAACAAGCCCACGGCGTGTTAAGAATCACAATGCATCTCAGCTTGGTTCAGCATTATACGGTGACAGTGGTGCAAGTACAGGCAGCAGCAGCCCCGAGACACCACGTGCCAATAAGCCCGGTAATGATTCACACAAACGTCTGTTTGGTCCTCCCGAACCCGCTCccaaaaacacaaaaaatcaCATGCGCAGCAACATCTCCCTCAGCGGAAATGATATTATTGACAATATTAATTCGTCAAATTGTCGCACAAATAAGAACAATGAGTCTAATGGGACTCACATCAATGGCACTGCTTTTTTCAACGGCAACGCTAATACTAATGATATCACAG GAGGATCGTCCTTTATACCGCGGAATCCCGTGACTGGAGATGGAATTGACATTACGCCAGTGCGGCGCAGCACACGAAGGTGTCGAG aTCGTAACCCGGTGACAGGCGCTGGATACACACCCGATCAGCAGAATAACGTGACATCGCACAATGGCAGCAGCAATGCCAGCATTAATGGCGATTCAAAATCAACAACTGATTCATCTCCATCAAGCACAAATAAACAACCTGGTCGTGGCCGTGTACCACCCGGTGGATTCTCTTCTGGTCTTTGGTAA
- the LOC130676069 gene encoding microtubule-associated protein Jupiter isoform X3 has translation MWAGQDDTQRFKTRVLKPPGGGSSDIFGGADETSPRRVKNHNASQLGSALYGDSGASTGSSSPETPRANKPGNDSHKRLFGPPEPAPKNTKNHMRSNISLSGNDIIDNINSSNCRTNKNNESNGTHINGTAFFNGNANTNDITAFRRIKRFRGSSFIPRNPVTGDGIDITPVRRSTRRCRDRNPVTGAGYTPDQQNNVTSHNGSSNASINGDSKSTTDSSPSSTNKQPGRGRVPPGGFSSGLW, from the exons ggtTTTGAAACCACCTGGTGGCGGTAGCAGTGACATATTCGGCGGAGCAGACGAAACAAGCCCACGGCGTGTTAAGAATCACAATGCATCTCAGCTTGGTTCAGCATTATACGGTGACAGTGGTGCAAGTACAGGCAGCAGCAGCCCCGAGACACCACGTGCCAATAAGCCCGGTAATGATTCACACAAACGTCTGTTTGGTCCTCCCGAACCCGCTCccaaaaacacaaaaaatcaCATGCGCAGCAACATCTCCCTCAGCGGAAATGATATTATTGACAATATTAATTCGTCAAATTGTCGCACAAATAAGAACAATGAGTCTAATGGGACTCACATCAATGGCACTGCTTTTTTCAACGGCAACGCTAATACTAATGATATCACAG CATTTAGGAGAATCAAACGATTTC GAGGATCGTCCTTTATACCGCGGAATCCCGTGACTGGAGATGGAATTGACATTACGCCAGTGCGGCGCAGCACACGAAGGTGTCGAG aTCGTAACCCGGTGACAGGCGCTGGATACACACCCGATCAGCAGAATAACGTGACATCGCACAATGGCAGCAGCAATGCCAGCATTAATGGCGATTCAAAATCAACAACTGATTCATCTCCATCAAGCACAAATAAACAACCTGGTCGTGGCCGTGTACCACCCGGTGGATTCTCTTCTGGTCTTTGGTAA
- the LOC130676069 gene encoding microtubule-associated protein Jupiter isoform X2, with translation MTSTGTFSGLADGRKSSKVLKPPGGGSSDIFGGADETSPRRVKNHNASQLGSALYGDSGASTGSSSPETPRANKPGNDSHKRLFGPPEPAPKNTKNHMRSNISLSGNDIIDNINSSNCRTNKNNESNGTHINGTAFFNGNANTNDITAFRRIKRFRGSSFIPRNPVTGDGIDITPVRRSTRRCRDRNPVTGAGYTPDQQNNVTSHNGSSNASINGDSKSTTDSSPSSTNKQPGRGRVPPGGFSSGLW, from the exons ggtTTTGAAACCACCTGGTGGCGGTAGCAGTGACATATTCGGCGGAGCAGACGAAACAAGCCCACGGCGTGTTAAGAATCACAATGCATCTCAGCTTGGTTCAGCATTATACGGTGACAGTGGTGCAAGTACAGGCAGCAGCAGCCCCGAGACACCACGTGCCAATAAGCCCGGTAATGATTCACACAAACGTCTGTTTGGTCCTCCCGAACCCGCTCccaaaaacacaaaaaatcaCATGCGCAGCAACATCTCCCTCAGCGGAAATGATATTATTGACAATATTAATTCGTCAAATTGTCGCACAAATAAGAACAATGAGTCTAATGGGACTCACATCAATGGCACTGCTTTTTTCAACGGCAACGCTAATACTAATGATATCACAG CATTTAGGAGAATCAAACGATTTC GAGGATCGTCCTTTATACCGCGGAATCCCGTGACTGGAGATGGAATTGACATTACGCCAGTGCGGCGCAGCACACGAAGGTGTCGAG aTCGTAACCCGGTGACAGGCGCTGGATACACACCCGATCAGCAGAATAACGTGACATCGCACAATGGCAGCAGCAATGCCAGCATTAATGGCGATTCAAAATCAACAACTGATTCATCTCCATCAAGCACAAATAAACAACCTGGTCGTGGCCGTGTACCACCCGGTGGATTCTCTTCTGGTCTTTGGTAA
- the LOC130676022 gene encoding probable DNA mismatch repair protein Msh6: MSKRSLRSNTLSDELTSPKKPKKDEEKTSKVASRSKPVAPKRTTTKAKAKPEPKPKPKPQSKTKSKKADANGKENKKESTISKRKRQVKEKPKVKEDNLENKKKDDETPVKRKRRKIIIPSDDSGDDSDEYKPSDDEASDSDASVLSAVAGSGSDTTTDTATDDNPTPKKHRKPRNPGKGRKCNPSQKKTQKNDNESGKSFQLEKAKLPSGTKSWPHLKYSFLQPDKIRDAKKKRPDDPEYDAKTLYVPQEFLDQQTPAMRQWWVLKSQHWDCFLLFKIANFYTLYHMDAVIGVNTLGLSYIPRDFAFAGFIELHYSRYFKTLVEKGYKVARTEQTESPDMRDERCEKFQSQITKFDKVIKREVCQIITRGTRVPSVLDIENFSPYSTYLLSLVEQQNSAHLSTYGICFIDTSIGAFHIGQFEDDCNNSRLLTLFSHYTPAHVIYGKGNLSAKTIKIINTHLPVITIKEALLQNCQFWTATKVLEKLYEREYFKDESDKFSWPDGLKPYINDQGTNGFSPAEDKTLAVHALGGCVYLLTESVLDHQLLAQKKFETYIPPDLNVVNGQRIGPLVNMVIDAATIENLNILGSSPSLLTSLDHCCTDFGKRLLKEWVCRPLCDKNTIIARQDAVTELRDLKRICLEASKQLNNLPDLERLLSKIHAYGNVANIKNHPDARAFMSSVLIYNKRKITDLITCVKGFKRVLEIMRIFDLLRSDLIVRTTQIEPKGEFPDLTKTLNHFELRFDSDLALKQGCIIPKKGMDPEYDKVIAELEQIEKDANEYLKSQSKYFGTEIKYTGGTENAYQIEIPDSAVDKVTDYYEYQGKRKGFRRYLTEETKKIQERQTKAEEQHEKVLKDSDRRTFAKFSEHYDMWVRAVHKVAILDVLISLAEYSRRGDKCVPEINDTNEVMIDIKDGKHPFITSDNFVSNDTSLASNGYGPLVILTGPNMGGKSTIMRQVGLLSIMAHIGCHIPAQSCKFSLIDRVFTRLGASDDMRTGRSTFLVELSEASTFVLYATKNSLVLVDELGRGTSTHDGTAIAAAVLQALARLECRTLFSTHYHALLDDFKDNPKVSPAHMACQVESEESDATQEMVTFLYKFTKGPCPKSYGFNAARIAGIKANITKRANDLAKKLEDAGNRRSLFMSLCKVNNHNVKRILAKIHDVAAE, from the exons ATGAGTAAACGTAGTTTACGATCAAATACTCTCTCTGATGAATTAACGTCacctaaaaaaccaaaaaaagatGAAGAGAAAACCAGTAAAGTTGCATCGCGTTCAAAACCAGTAGCACCTAAACGAACAACAACTAAAGCCAAAGCTAAACCTGAACCGAAACCCAAACCTAAACCTCAATCTAAAACTAAATCTAAAAAAG ctgATGCAAATGGAAAAGAGAACAAAAAAGAATCCACTATTTCTAAGAGAAAGCGTCAAGTTAAGGAAAAACCCAAGGTCAAAGAAGATAATctggagaataaaaaaaaagatgatgaGACTCCTGTCAAAAGAAAgagaaggaaaataattattccctCTGATGACAGTGGAGACGATTCGGATGAATACAAACCGA GTGATGATGAAGCTTCAGACTCAGATGCCTCAGTATTGTCAGCAGTTGCTGGTTCTGGATCAGACACTACGACAGATACTGCAACTGATGACAACCCAACACCAAAAAAACATCGg AAACCAAGAAATCCCGGTAAAGGTAGAAAGTGTAATCCAAGCCAAAAGAAAACTCAGAAGAATGAT AATGAATCTGGCAAATCATTTCAACTGGAAAAAGCAAAATTACCGTCAGGTACTAAAAGTTGGCCTCACTTGAAATATTCATTCCTTCAACCTGACAAAATTCGTGATGCTAAGAAAAAACGACCAGATGATCCAGAATATGATGCTAAAACACTCTATGTACCCCAAGAATTTCTTGATCAACAAACTCCGGCGATGCGTCAGTGGTGGGTACTAAAAAGTCAACATTGGGACtgttttttgttgtttaaaattGCTAATTTTTATACGTTATATCATATGGATGCTGTTATTGGAGTCAATACACTTGGTTTGTCATATATACCCCGTGATTTTGCATTCGCTGGATTTATTGAATTACATTATAGTCGTTATTTTAAAACACTTGTTGAAAAAGGATACAAAGTAGCTCGTACAGAGCAAACCGAAAGTCCAGATATGAGGGATGAAcgttgtgaaaaatttcaatcacaAATAACTAAATTTGATAAAGTTATCAAACGTGAAGTTTGTCAAATTATTACTCGAGGTACACGAGTACCTTCGGTATTagatatagaaaatttttcaccttattctacttatttattatcgtTGGTTGAGCAACAAAATTCAGCTCACTTATCAACTTATGGAATTTGTTTTATTGATACAAGTATTGGAGCTTTTCATATAGGTCAGTTCGAGGACGATTGTAACAATTCACGTCTTCTTACGTTGTTTTCTCATTATACTCCTGCCCATGTCATCTACGGTAAAGGCAATCTCTCtgcaaaaacaataaaaataatcaatactcATCTACCAGTGATCACCATCAAAGAAGCTTTGCTTCAAAACTGTCAATTTTGGACGGCTACAAAAGTTCTTGAGAAACTTTATGAAAGAGAATACTTTAAAGACGAGTCAGATAAATTTTCGTGGCCCGATGGGTTGAAGCCTTACATAAATGATCAAGGTACAAACGGTTTCAGTCCAGCTGAAGATAAAACATTAGCAGTTCATGCTCTCGGTGGgtgtgtttatttattaactgagTCTGTGTTGGATCATCAACTACTAGCgcagaaaaaatttgagacgTATATACCTCCAGATTTGAATGTGGTTAATGGACAACGAATTGGACCGCTTGTCAATATGGTAATCGATGCTGCTactatagaaaatttgaatattcttGGCAGTAGTCCGTCACTTTTAACTTCCTTAGATCACTGCTGCACGGATTTTGGTAAGCGGTTATTGAAAGAATGGGTTTGTCGTCCactttgtgataaaaatactATTATAGCTCGCCAAGATGCTGTCACAGAGTTACGTGATCTAAAGCGCATATGTCTGGAGGCTAGTAAACAGTTAAACAACCTTCCAGACCTTGAAAGGTTATTGAGTAAAATTCATGCTTATGGAAATGTTgctaatataaaaaatcatcctGATGCTCGAGCATTCATGAGCTCAGTGTTGATTTATAATAAACGGAAAATTACCGACTTGATAACTTGTGTAAAAGGTTTTAAGCGAGTACTTGAAATAATgagaatttttgatttattaagGAGTGACTTAATTGTACGAACAACACAAATTGAGCCGAAAGGAGAGTTTCCCGATTTAACGAAAACTCTAAATCATTTTGAGCTTAGATTTGATTCAGATTTAGCATTAAAACAAGGATGTATAATACCTAAAAAAGGAATGGATCCTGAATATGATAAGGTAATTGCTGAATTAGAACAAATAGAAAAAGACGCCaacgaatatttaaaatctcaaagtaaatattttgGAACTGAGATTAAGTACACTGGTGGTACTGAAAACGCTTATCAAATTGAAATACCAGACAGTGCAGTGGATAAGGTCACTGATTATTATGAATATCAAGGTAAACGTAAAGGTTTTAGACGTTACTTGACAgaggaaacaaaaaaaattcaagaacgACAAACAAAAGCTGAAGAGCAGCATGAAAAAGTCCTTAAAGACTCTGATAGACGCACCTTCGCTAAGTTCAGCGAGCACTATGACATGTGGGTAAGGGCTGTTCACAAAGTTGCTATTCTCGATGTCCTTATTTCACTTGCTGAATACTCCAGAAGAGGTGATAAGTGTGTTCCAGAAATCAACGATACTAATGAAGTCATGATCGATATTAAAGATGGAAAACATCCTTTCATCACGTCAGATAATTTCGTTTCCAACGATACGTCACTTGCGAGCAATGGCTATGGTCCTCTAGTTATTTTAACTGGACCAAATATGGGTGGAAAATCAACAATTATGCGTCAAGTAGGTTTATTGAGTATTATGGCTCATATAGGATGTCATATACCTGCACAGAGTTGTAAGTTTTCATTGATAGATCGTGTATTCACTCGACTGGGTGCCAGTGATGATATGAGAACCGGTAGAAGTACATTCCTCGTTGAATTAAGTGAAGCTTCTACATTTGTTCTTTACGCTACTAAAAATTCTCTCGTACTTGTTGATGAACTTGGTCGGGGTACATCAACCCATGATGGTACAGCTATAGCCGCAGCTGTTCTCCAAGCTCTCGCTAGACTTGAATGCCGCACTTTATTCTCTACACATTACCATGCACTCCTCGATGACTTTAAAGACAATCCAAAAGTTTCACCAGCTCATATGGCTTGCCAAGTTGAGAGTGAGGAAAGTGACGCTACCCAAGAAATGGTTACTTTTCTGTACAAATTCACTAAAGGTCCTTGTCCAAAATCTTATGGATTTAATGCTGCACGAATCGCTGGCATAAAAGCCAACATTACAAAACGAGCCAATGATCTTGCTAAAAAACTCGAAGATGCTGGTAACCGGAGAAGTTTATTCATGTCGTTATGTAAAGTTAACAATCATAACGTAAAAAGGATATTAGCAAAGATTCATGATGTTGCagctgaataa
- the LOC130676798 gene encoding probable DNA mismatch repair protein Msh6: MSKRSLRSNALSDELKSSKAPKKDEKKTSKVASRPKPATPKRTTTKAKAKPEPQPKTKSKKADVNGKENKEESIGSKRKRQVKEKPKIEDNSDDEEKDEETPIKRKKRKIIVPSDESGDDSDEYKPSDDEASDSDASVSSAVASSEADTTLDNASDDDPTPKKERKPRNPGKGTKCNPNQKKTQQNDDETGKSFQLAKAQLPSGPVSGAESWPHLKYSFLQPDEIRDAEKRRPDDPEYNPKTVYIPDKFLNEQTPSMRQWWVLKSQHWDCVFFHKIGKFYGLYHMDAVIGANALGLSIIPRDFAYTGCFEVNFSRYFKTLVEKGYKVARIEQTENPEMMAERCKNSKTKASKFDKVVRREVCQITTRGTRVPTVLDIENFSAHSNYLLSLVEQQNAAHLSTYGICFIDTSIGVFHIGQFEDDCNNSRLLTLLSHYTPVHVIYGKGNLSPITMKILNTQLPGTTIKDPLLNSQFLTAKKVIEKLYEGEYFKYESDEFSWPDGLKPFLNDQGTNGISPAKDKTLAVHALGVCVYLLTESVLDHQLLAQKKFETYIPPDLNVVNGQRVGPLVNMVIDAATIENLNILGSSPSLLTSLDHCCTDFGKRLLKEWVCRPPCDKNTIIARIDAVTELRDLKQICLDASKQLINLPDLERLLSKIHAHGNAAKMKNHPDARAFMCEMMTYNQRKIIDLINCLRGFNQVLEIIKIFDSLVSDLIVQTTQIEPKGEFPDLKETLNQFERRFDSKLALEQGCIIPKKGMDAEYDEVIAELKQIKEDMDVYLKSQSEYFGTKISFTGGRESYQIEIPDSVEDKVTDQYEYQGKRKGFKRYLTEETKKFLERQTKAEEQHQKVLKDSDRRTFAKFSEHYDMWATAVHKVAVLDVLISLAQYARSGDKCVPEINDTDEIMIDIKDGKHPLITSDNFVPNDTSLASNGYGPLVILTGPNMGGKSTIMRQVGLLSIMAHIGCHIPAQSCKFSLIDRVFTRLGANDDMITGRSTFLVELSEAATFVQHATKNSLVLVDELGRGTSTHDGTAIAAAVLQALARLECRTLFSTHYHALLDDFKDNPKVSPAHMACQVESEESDATQETVTFLYKLAEGACPKSYGFNAARIAGIKANITKRANDLAKKLEDAGNRRSLFMSLCKVNNHNVKRILTQLHAIAAK; encoded by the exons ATGAGTAAACGTAGTTTACGATCAAATGCTCTGTCGGATGAATTAAAATCATCTAAAGCACCGAAAAAGGATGAAAAGAAAACTAGTAAAGTTGCATCGCGTCCAAAACCAGCAACACCTAAACGAACAACAACTAAAGCCAAAGCTAAACCTGAGCCTCAACCTAAAACTAAATCTAAAAAAG cTGATGTCAATGGGAAAGAGAACAAAGAAGAGTCCATCGGTTCTAAAAGAAAGCGGCAAGTTAAGGAAAAACCAAAAATCGAAGATAATTCAGATGATGAAGAGAAGGATGAGGAGACTCCCATAAAAAGGAAGAAAAGGAAAATAATTGTCCCCTCTGATGAAAGTGGAGATGATTCAGATGAATACAAACCAA GTGATGATGAAGCTTCAGACTCAGATGCCTCAGTATCGTCAGCAGTTGCTAGTTCTGAAGCAGACACTACGTTAGATAATGCGAGTGATGATGACCCAACACCTAAAAAAGAACgg AAACCAAGAAATCCCGGTAAAGGTACAAAGTGTAATCCAAACCAAAAGAAAACTCAGCAGAATGAT GATGAAACCGGCAAGTCATTTCAATTGGCAAAAGCACAATTACCATCAGGTCCAGTTTCTGGTGCTGAAAGTTGGcctcatttaaaatattcatttcttCAACCCGATGAAATTCGAGATGCTGAAAAAAGAAGACCAGATGATCCAGAATATAATCCTAAAACAGTTTACATACCCGATAAATTTCTTAATGAGCAAACTCCATCGATGCGACAGTGGTGGGTACTTAAAAGTCAACATTGGGACTGTGTTTTCTTCCATAAAATTGGTAAATTTTATGGATTGTATCATATGGATGCTGTCATTGGAGCTAATGCACTTGGTTTATCAATTATACCACGTGATTTTGCATACACGGGATGCTTTGAAGTAAACTTTAGCCGTTATTTTAAAACACTCGTTGAAAAAGGATACAAAGTAGCTCGTATAGAGCAAACTGAAAATCCAGAAATGATGGCTGAACgttgtaaaaattcaaaaacaaaagCGTCGAAATTTGATAAAGTTGTTAGACGTGAAGTTTGCCAAATTACTACTCGAGGTACACGAGTTCCTACGGTGTtagatattgaaaatttttcagctcATTCTAACTATTTATTATCACTGGTAGAACAACAAAACGCAGCTCACTTATCGACTTATGGAATTTGTTTTATTGATACAAGTATTGGAGTTTTTCATATAGGTCAATTTGAAGACGACTGTAACAATTCACGTCTACTTACGTTGTTATCTCACTACACCCCTGTCCACGTTATTTACGGAAAAGGAAATCTCTCTCCAATAACGATGAAAATACTTAATACTCAATTGCCAGGGACAACAATCAAAGATCCTTTACTTAATTCGCAATTTTTGACggcaaaaaaagttattgagaaACTTTATGAAGgggaatattttaaatacgaGTCAGATGAATTTTCTTGGCCCGATGGGTTAAAGCCTTTCCTAAACGATCAAGGTACTAACGGTATCAGTCCAGCTAAAGATAAAACATTAGCAGTTCATGCTCTCGGTGTgtgtgtttatttattaactgaaTCTGTGTTGGATCATCAATTACTAGCgcagaaaaaatttgagacaTATATACCTCCAGATTTAAATGTGGTTAATGGACAACGAGTTGGACCGCTTGTCAATATGGTAATTGATGCTGCTactatagaaaatttgaatattcttGGCAGTAGTCCGTCACTTTTAACTTCCTTAGATCACTGCTGCACAGATTTTGGTAAGCGGTTATTGAAAGAATGGGTTTGTCGTCCACCTTGTGACAAAAATACTATTATAGCTCGAATCGACGCTGTCACAGAGTTACGTGATCTAAAGCAAATATGTCTGGATGCTAGTAAACAGTTAATCAATCTTCCAGATCTTGAAAGGTTATTAAGCAAAATTCATGCTCATGGAAATGCTGCTAAGATGAAAAATCATCCCGACGCTCGAGCATTTATGTGCGAAATGATGACTTATAATCAACGGAAAATTATTGACTTAATTAATTGTCTAAGAGGCTTTAATCAAGTgcttgaaataataaaaatttttgattcatTAGTAAGTGATTTGATAGTACAAACAACACAAATTGAGCCGAAAGGAGAGTTTCCCGATTTAAAGGAAACTCTAAATCAGTTCGAGCGTAGGTTCGATTCAAAATTAGCATTAGAACAAGGATGTATAATACCGAAAAAAGGAATGGATGCTGAATATGATGAGGTAATCGctgaattaaaacaaataaaagaaGACATGGACGTGTATTTAAAGTCTCAAAGTGAATATTTTGGAACGAAGATTAGTTTTACTGGAGGTCGTGAATCTTATCAAATTGAAATACCAGACAGTGTAGAAGATAAAGTTACTGATCAGTATGAATATCAAGGTAAACGTAAAGGTTTTAAACGTTATTTAACGgaagaaaccaaaaaatttctagaacGACAAACAAAAGCTGAAGAACAACATCAAAAAGTCCTTAAAGACTCTGATAGACGCACTTTCGCTAAGTTCAGCGAGCACTATGACATGTGGGCTACGGCTGTTCACAAAGTTGCCGTTCTTGATGTCCTTATTTCACTCGCTCAATACGCTAGAAGCGGTGATAAGTGTGTTCCAGAAATTAATGATACAGATGAAATAATGATCGATATTAAAGATGGAAAACATCCTTTAATCACATCAGATAATTTCGTCCCCAATGACACATCACTTGCGAGCAATGGCTATGGTCCTTTGGTTATTCTGACTGGCCCAAATATGGGTGGAAAATCAACAATTATGCGTCAAGTAGGTTTATTGAGTATTATGGCTCATATAGGATGTCATATACCTGCACAGAGTTGTAAGTTTTCATTGATAGATCGTGTATTCACTCGACTGGGTGCCAATGATGATATGATAACCGGTAGAAGTACATTCCTCGTTGAATTAAGTGAAGCTGCTACGTTTGTTCAACACGCTACTAAAAATTCTCTCGTACTTGTTGATGAACTTGGTCGGGGTACATCAACCCATGATGGTACAGCTATAGCTGCAGCTGTTCTCCAAGCTCTCGCTAGACTTGAATGCCGCACTTTATTCTCTACACATTACCATGCACTTCTCGATGACTTTAAAGACAATCCAAAAGTTTCACCAGCTCATATGGCTTGCCAAGTTGAGAGTGAAGAAAGTGATGCTACTCAAGAAACTGTAACTTTCTTATACAAATTAGCCGAAGGAGCATGTCCAAAATCATATGGATTTAATGCTGCACGAATCGCTGGCATAAAAGCCAATATTACAAAACGAGCCAATGATCTTGCTAAAAAACTCGAGGATGCTGGTAACCGAAGAAGTTTATTCATGTCGTTATGTAAAGTTAACAATCATAACGTAAAAAGGATACTTACACAGCTGCACGCTATTGCtgccaaataa